CCCTATTGTTGATTAGCCATTTCCCAAAATAACGGGGTAAGACCTATAACAGATTAGCCTACATCGTTCCTTCCTTCATGCTTCTTCGAACCTCCGTCTGTCTTTCTTCATGCTATCCACAATACTTAATACCACCATGACCCGGAATCCCAAAATCAAATCCATTGTGAAGGCTTCCTCAAAGTGTACGCTGAAATTTGGGCTTGGCCGTACGCCGTTGCTATCATCGGGAAAAACAAATTCGCGTGTCCTTACCGTACTGAGACAGAGAATTGGAATGCCAGTATGATACCATAACCACAACAGTGGAgaaggaagcaacaacaaaaaaaagcattagaaCCTATTAGAACGTCAACACGACAAAAGGACGGCGTCAAAAGGTCACCGAAATTCAACGGTTTGGCAAATCGTGGCAAATCAGCCGGTTCTGTCCACACcgtttgttggtgtgttgcGCTCCCCAGCTAAGGGAGTGTTTGCGAACATTAGCTTTATGAGCAGGCCTACCGATTTCGGACGGATCTAGGATCGAGGCTCCAGCGATACCGTCTCCAGTTAGCGATTGGACGAGCAGGAAGACGACCACAACTGTGTGTTATTGGCAGTGCTACTGTGTGCCACGAATTCGACCAgtttttggattgaaattAGCAAATTCCAGGTAAGAGAAAGTATTGCTTAAGTGTTGCAAATGACACATTTAAACCACGTGTACGATGAATCATACCGATGAATCTGTGGCATCTTCTACAATGAgagagaaaacagaaatcatCACGGCGCGTTCAATCGATGACTCAACGACGTCACGGTGTCGGGATCTTCCAAGGAATTCTAACTGACTTCTCAGGGTTACAAGTGAATGGTGGCTTATATTTTTATGCAGATTGCATTGCCGATTTTGTGTGCGTCCTTATTAATCGTGCATATCATCATTCGCCTCTTATTCAATCCGGTTCACGACTTCCTTCCCGAGGTGTTACTTCTTGTTCGTCAGCGTATGTTACGTCGGTGATGTCATTATGGACTTAACTTGACTTCGATTTCAAGGCATCTGGATTTGTGTTTAACTGTTTTCCATTGCATTTAATGTAGCTTCTCGTCTCTGATACTACTTGTAACACTGTGTTATTAtgcatttccaaaacttttgaATGATTCTCACACTTTTTTTACACGGCTCAACATCAACAATGACGCCAAATGTTTAGATCCTAAAAGAACACAATCTTACAGCTTAAACTCACCTGTATCTCGAGTAATATCTCCTGTTTCTTTCTCCGCAGCTCTATTAATAGTTTTTGCTGCTCTGGTGTTAGCTCTAAAATGATAAGCAAAGTACAAAAGATTAGCTGTTAGTATAACTGAATATTTGTGCAGGGTGCAACAATGCATTACAATTACGTCTTGCTTAATCCAAtgcacaatacacacacaaacacacgcgctgTTCGTTGATGTAAAATTAGAACTTCAATCCCGCCCAATCTATGCCCCGGATAAACGTAACCGGTACAACGCTCGACGGTCAATTTCACTCTAAACGAACTCTTTCCGCTATGGGCACGGTTTGGCGGCATGATATAGCTTTCTTACCGCATGCCCGAGACGATAGTGCACCGTTGCACTGAGATTCCGAGTGTTTAGCATTCGCTCTTCTCGTCGACATTGGAGACACAGACACGCAGTTCTTTCCAATTGTCCGGTTAGTACCACTCATTACCTAGATGgcccattttcttcttcactgCAGAAGGAAGGGATGGGGACAGCTGGAAAGTTCGGGTACTTGAAATAGCTTCCGATGATTCCCGTTAGCTGCCGGTTCCAGTGCAAAGTATCGAATCCGATTGGTTGGAACTAACTTCTATTTTCGGTAATCCATCGAACGTGCGCACCCCGTACCGTAATCCAGTGTACCGGATACCCTTGGTGTTGTATTTACggacgcgtgtgtgtggggacgcgtgtgtgtggggacGCATGTTTTCGTGAGTTACcggaaaatgtaaagaaaacattgcgcaagcaaacataaacatttcGGAGGGGTCCATTCGCCGGCAGATGATGAAGGTGAAGGCGAACCATTAACTTCAAGGAAAGTTGGATTTGCCGGATGATATTGTCGACGGATCCAAAACAGGTGTACGGAATACTGGATGGAATAATTAATGGTGCACATTCATTGATTGTTGATACTAATAATGTTTTTACAAGCAAAACCTGTTATGCCAATGCGTATGTTTTCAATATGTTTGACTTCTGAAGTTctcaaatgtcaaaaatacATATCTCTCGGTAGTCATGGTAACTTGCGTCCAGCTTGCTTTGAGACTATAATATTCTTATTATGGAACATCAGGGtataatgtttgctttttgaacCTAATTCTAATAGGATAACCCCGTTGGACATTTGTTAGCACCCCTGTCAGTCGCGAGTATGGAAaggttagcaaaaaaaaaagtgaaacgccTGCTGGCTACGTAACAGACATACTTTGCAATGTCGGTCGCAAGGTAAGCAGGCTGACCCGCACGTTATGCCTCGTCGCATAGGCGTCCGGCGGGCAATTACGCTCACGTTAATTACGGGGCATTGTACGAGCCCATGGGGCGGCGGTATTGGTCTGTTTCTGCACAACCCTTACTGGGGGGGTTATAATAACAGACACCAACCGCGCCACGAACTAATGCTAACGGAGGCTGAGTAGCAAACAACAGTGAACCTAAAAAACTGGGAAAAGGGTGGCAAAGCAACCCTCAAGATGCAAGAAGGGCCTGCGGTGTCATTAGGTACCTATCGAGGTCGCAACATACCTGGCAGTGGGAAGTTTTCTGTGTGCTGCGAAATGTTTGACATCGTTGCGTACGAGCTTTCCATTGTGTTGACCATAGTTCTctccgttgttgttgtcgtcgttgtcgcggatgcgcttttccgaattttccaacaaactcAAATGAATCATGCACGCGCGTATTACCGCACCAATTTTCGCAACACACTGCACTACTTATCAATCTTTTATGGTGCACACCGCATCACAGTTTCACGAAAAACCAACCGAAAACAGGATACAACAATCAATTAGGCAGCAGACGATTTTCGCGTAAAGATGCTTGGGGTACGGGAACAATAACACAGCCACCTCAAAAGGCGTTTACGACGCGGGACGGGATTTTCCAAACTTCCATAACACGCTCAGCCGTGAATCTGCTAAGAACCCCCAACCTTGCTAGCCTATGTGAAATGCCCCGATAATTAACTACAGAAACGTTAACTCACGTAAACACTTGGCACAGAATTTCTCGTCGCGTCTTTATTGtagctatttttttataaatacatTTTGCTACAAAACATTCATGCTTTAACGAagcgaaacgtcaaaacgcgtATTTCAACGAAAATGTCAATGTTTTAACGAAACCTTGTTTGGGGGTTACACTGTGGGATGATTTTCGGTCATATCttaacggttttttttttattaaaaaaaataagaaaggaTTCAGcacaaataataaaagctTCAATAAATTTATCCTCCAGGTCATTCAAGTTCTCCACAAAGAGATCTTTCGATATTCAAACTAATAGAATCACAGGAAAATAGTATCGAAAATAATTTCCCAAAGACGAGATTTTAAATGCAAGATTAAAAATCTTGCAAACTATCTGTCTTTCCTGACACTACCGGGGATTTACCCACATCGGAAGAGTTGTTACTATTCTGGTGTTCCGTGAATACGAATCCTGCAAATATAATACATAATATCCATTATGTTACGAACGACCTGCATATGAGAATGTCCGTTTACCGGTAGATGCAAGTAAATTTTTCACCGTGGTTGGAGTGGATGTCAATCCGTACGAAACTTATGCTGGGCATGCCGTGCTCTAAATTGAACTCAAACGTTTCCAAAAACGTTGTCGCGTAATCGAAGGTGAATGTACCGAAATAGATGTCCTTTCCCATGTTGCTTGGCTTGTTTGTACCCTTAAGATGGAGGTCATAACGGttttaacatttcaaaatcaatgtttgaaatgtttctaATTAATATAACTACTTACCCAAACAGAAAATTCTTTTAATGCGCTGTAGACATCCACGTTGCTGGGTAATGATGTCTTCGGGATGTGTTCTATCGTTATGGCATTCAAGTGTACGCTCTTTACCAGCTTCAAAACTATTGTTCCAGAACTTCCTTCCAAGGCATAGCAAGTACCAcaatcctttaaaaaaaacatgactgAAACATTAAACACATATTTCGCAGGATGTAATTTATACGCCACCTGTATGATGCACTGCATTTGATGATAGTTGTCGTACACAGACGATATCATATTTCGCATTCTACTAAAGATTGAGCTTCGATGACGTGATGTTGTATCTGCCGACAAAACCTCTCCACCAAACATACGAGCCGCATAATCAGTCGGTCCAAGTTTATCAAAGTTCAGCTGTTCCAGGAGAGATATTCTTTCCTGGAGAACTTCCATTTCTTTAAAACATTGGACATTTCTTTCGCTATACGTGTCAGTTATCTTGTGAAGTTCTATATCTTTGATCTGTTCCGGCTGCTACAACATAGGGGCAAGTTTTGGTAAAGTGTAATGATAAAATTTTCTCATTCTCACTTACCTTTTCAATAACCGCGATCCGATCGTGCAGTTGTTCGTAGTTTTCAGTGACATAAACCTGGAACACGGTAAAACTTGCCAACAGAACGCACAGTATATAAACGGCTAAATTCTTTTGGTGAGTTTCAGGCATTTTGGAGAAAATCCGTACTTCTATTTTCCAAAAAAGCACAGCTTACTGAGAATTGATACACCGTCTTTcaacaaaccccaaaacaactCCCATCGAATAATCTCCCTGTAGAGAGCGCTTGCATCGGCAAAGAGCACACGACGAAAACTGGATCTGTCAATGTGACGttaggaacaaaacaaagaaaaaatacgatcggaaagagaaagaacaaCAATACATTTCGTCGCAAACATTTTCGCTTGCGGCGCACGGTGATCAGCAAATTGCATTTCTTGTGAACCACCCGAAGATATCCGCTGTTTCTCCCTCAACTCTAGCTGCCTGCGTCATTTGGCCAATCGGTACGAAAACGCGGCGCAAATCCGGATGACGACATTCGTCAAGAAACAAACAGTGCACAGGTGCGTGTGAGCACACATCAATCGAAGTAGCAGTACCATCTGAATCGGTTTGCGTGCGCGATTTGTGGAGTGAATGGCTGGTTCACTGTTGCATTCGCCACCCGGTGTAACGTACACGGCCGGAAGAAACAATTGTCGTGAGTGGAAACATCCGTAAATCAAGTCGAgagaatttaatttccaacGTCCCAGCAACACACCGCAACTTGTCCGTGTCCCTCGCGGCTAACCCACTCTTGTGTGCTGCAACCGCACACGGGAGGCCGTGCAGAGGTAGAAACGCGTAGTTTatgttttctaaaataaacaatattacaTCATACATACTTGATACAAACAAGCGAATAGGACGGTGCTCCCGGTAAGGTGGTGGCACTCTGATGCCAGTACTCACCGCCGTAAATAGCGTTCTTTGTTGTCGTAAAGTGTGATTCGCTCCGTCCCCCGAAAGCCCCCTTCGGGGATTGGGCCGAAGGGTCACCGGCGCTCACCACTGCTTCCCGTTATCCGGCAATGgatagcaataaaaacaagGAGTGCTGTTACAGCAACGGTGGCGGTGGGCTTACCGTAGTCATTGGTACGGACTGTATCGCCAAGGCAGTGTCTGCTGCAAAGTACCAGAATcagttcaacaacaacaaccttaTCGAACAGGAAAACCTGATGCCACCGGTGCATGATCGAGTGTCCGGCATGGTGCAGGACGACAGCTCGCCCTCCACGTTGCCCCAGCAGAATGGCGTAGCGTCAAATGAATCGCCGGTGAAAGATAAAGTTCTTGCGGAAAATGGTAAGAAAAGCTAATAGAGATCATTTCcgaactaaaaacaaatgcatatTGTTATGATACGCCATGAGTTGCTTGTACATTTaacttaatttcaatttttatttcttgcttCAACTTTTAGGATCTTCCCGTCATTTCGCATCCGTTTTTAATCAATCATCCTCATCCGTCTCTGCTGGCAGTGAAACTCCATCGGAACGATTGCTTCCGAACCTGCAATCATCCGTGAACTTCTTTATTACGGGCACTAACAACGTTACTAATTTTAACCCTACCACTAACGGGACAGGCGCGGACCATCTCCGAGCTCCTGGACAGGGGAGCAACGGTTACGTCCCACCGACTGTAGATCCTGCCTCTAATGGTACGGAAGAACCTCATGACAATGTATCAAGTCAAGTAGATGCGGAAGTACCCAAATTTAATGCCCGTGAAGACTCTAGTCCACCGGATGAAGGTGATTTTTCGGACAACAATTCGCTCGGCAACCTATCGTACGTGAGCGAGAATGGTCTCATTGAGGAAATCATTCTACTACCGAATAACGCTTACTCCGATGATGATAATGCTTCCACGTCGGATGACTGTATCTATGCGTACCGTGGTGGAGAACCGGACGGTGCTGCTGGGCAGCTGTTAGACCTGCAGGGTGATTTACCACCGGACGACGAAACGGATTTCCTCGAGATGGATTTCGACCCGGAACCTAGCTCGgagatggaaaattttaaCAGGCAGTCGGATTTTATGCTCGGTTTGGACAATGATAAGTTTGCTGGCGTAGCGAGGGCTGCAGACGGACAGGATAATGCAGGGAATGGACCGCGTTTGTCACCCATCGTTGCACGGTCCCCTACGGTGCCGCAACACAATTTAATACACCAAGAATCGGGTCCATTTCCGATGGAAAACGAAGCTACATCacagaaaggaaatgaaacggGTTTACATCGTGTACCGGAATCAAACGACACACGATCACAACTATCAGCTCCGGTACAAACGCTTGCTTCGCTGGTGGAAGAGTCTAAAGCGGTAGCTACTGTACACGATCAACGGGAGCTTAATGTTGGCGCCATGGATAGTTTTGTACCAAGCGTAAATCGACTGGAAGCTCAAAAAACCGGTGCCATTCCAAAAAATGTTCCTATTCTGATGGAACGTTCTACGCCGACCGAACGAGAAGGTTTGCCCAACTCAAAGAACCTTCGACTAGAGCTTAGCTTACAAACGGATGACTCGGGTTTGGTCGACACATCGCACCGCTACCAGCAATGTTCTCCCTTTTATTACAAATCTGCAGAGTTTGGTGTTAGCAAACGTTCGAAGGGAGTATTGGAAGCGTCCGGAGATGAAGAAACGCACTGTTTGGACTGTGCAGAACAAGAGTTCCTGATGCGGACGAAGCAAGATCCTACCAGGCAGAGGTTTTGTAACGTTTGCAATGCAACGAAACAGGAAGCTAAAGGACGATCGTTGGCAAACGGTGCTGTGCGATCATATGCACGAGATAGTACAGGGCGTGTCGAACCGCAAGGCTTTTTCTCGCAAGGATCGGACCGAGAACTGCCAAAAGAAGACGATGAGACGGCGGTGGATGAGCTGTTGGATCTTCGTGCCGAACAGATCGTATATGATACGTTGCATAAAATCAACACACTCAAGGAAATGCCACCGACCGGCGGGCAGGCGCGTGTTAATCGTTATCAAAGCAAGGGCAACGTGCCGAAGGTGTCAGAACAGCACGAAGCcgccaaaacaaacattggcTGGTATGATCAACAAGTTCCGCGTGTCGGTACTAAAAAGGTAACTGGAATTGTCTATTtgcaatattattattttgttaattttattgtatttattctCTTTTCAGATGCAGGAAGAGGAGCAGAGCGTAACGATATACACGTTTAACTGCAGCCTATTGACAATAATGGAATCATTGGTAAGAGAGGATACAATATTTGTGGACTCACTTTTTGGAACAGTACTTTACCGATCGATTCTTCTCGTAGACATGTTTTGGCCTTACACCGAATCAGGAAGTGCTTCGGCAGTACTTTTACGACCAGTACGAAGTCGACACGTCCAAGATGACCATACCGCAGTATCTGCTTCACATGTCCAAGCGCGACTGCAACTACAAGAAACTGATCGACGCCATCAAATCAAGCTGTGATGATGAACTGTTGGATATACAATACTACCCGGTTAGTAGCgagttacaatttttttattagtcTACGGTGCTTATTAACGTTGTGAAACCGTTTTTCAGCTTCACCCTTTCTCGGACATGCCAGAAACAGTGGAAATTTGCTCCAGTGAGATTGCAAAACGATGGACCGCTAACACTAACTTGCGACAAATTATTCACTTTAAGCACAAACACTTTCACACGCTAAATGTTCTTGGTAAGTGTTCACAGAGTTATATGTCCATAGGTCTTATTATAATGAATATATTCATTCTGTAGGTAAAATAGTGAACATTCTTCGGCAGCCTTCACGTGGTCGGCACACAAACCACATGATCAGTATACCACAGTACTACAAGAGCGGAATTATCAAGATCCGGCGGATAGGCGTTTGGAGTGCGGATTAGTCGCAAAAACCCACTATAGCTAGTCAGCAGTTGCTGCaggaattaaaacaaacgctCATCCCCACTAGGTCAATAAGCCAGTGATTTTGTTAAGGAACACACACCCAATCCCCTATTATTCACATATGTTCCGAAGGCACCGAAAGAGAGGACAGCGGCCGCCAGATGTATTATTGTATGTTGGCAGGACAGACACTCCACAGACATCGGTTTAGAtaagtttgtatttgttgtttacgCTTACGCGAGAACGGATGAAGGCGATGCGTGATTTTGCTCTGCCTATCGTCGCCGGTTCGTCGATCGCTTGATGCGGTTTTAATTAGTACTGGATTGTGCAGATATGCATCAAAGGGTACATTTGTACATATTAGATAGAAACCTATTTATTCTACGGTACACGCGCGCTAGCTTGCTGCAAAACAATGTGAAATATCCAGCCCCAGGAAACCATAGGACCACCAGAATGTGAAAAGTTAATACGCCGCTTTCTTAACTCGGGTTCGAACTATACTCCTGTTTTCGTACATTATCCATAATTCGGATAGgccataaaatattatttcttactttatttttttttacgaaaggAATACCCCACACCTTTTAAAGCAAAGGAAACAACTATACTGTGATGCAGCTTTAGTTATGTATTTTCGGTTTGTTCTGTGCTCCTATTCTACTGGGAGTTAGTTGGAAAAGAAATACGTCTTTTGTAAGAGCTTCCTTTTAACGTGTCCTAGTGCGGTAAACCGAAAGGAGATTTATTCAGTGCGCCTACAAGAACCCCAACAAATTGTCTCATGCCCAAAAGCAAGTCCTGTCATCAGTAAATACTAACAGAAAGCCAGCGGCACTACTCTACACCAATGCTTTAAAAAGACACGTAACACCACCCTCACGGTTATCCAGTATGCTACACTGCAAAACTTCTGCATACCTCCTATTAGTCAACAATGAACCAATAATGGAAACGGATTGGGCAGGAAGGGCTAGAAACAATATCCCGTTTTTGATCGTATTATATACATTATACACGCGCGCGTATCATTTACACGAGTATGGTTGGATGGCAATGGCCAAAAACCATCGAACGTTTTCGGGGAGAAACAGcttagcacacacacacgcatcctTTGTACACGCGTAAGGTTGGTCCCTTTCTAGTTTTCAAACTGTGAGGCCAATATCTCACGCCTGGTGTGATCATGTGAAGATCATTCgaaaaatgataataacaataaaacaaatcaatacaaaATCGATTATACGTGTTTAAAAGGGGGCTAGAATAGATGAGAAACAAACTGAACCTTTGGCCGAAGCTTCCGCTGCACTAAAACACAGATACGCAAAAGGACGTTTATTCACAGACCGGTTTGGACAGTGAAGAGTTGggtaaacataattttggcCTGCCGCAGGAATCCTCTAATCTGTTCAAAGCTGTGCGCCGTCGGTTGACAATCTAATATCCCGGTCTTGCTTGCGGACACATCCACGCCATCACGCTACGATGTTATTAGTCAATCAGAGTCTGGCGGGGAGACATCTCGTCATTGCAGTGGCTTCTCTACTGGCCTTACATACTTACGGGGCCAGAAATCCTTCAGAGCATCTTACTCTCGAACGCGGCAGAGAAGGTTTCGGCAGTTCTGCACAAAGTCATATGGCTCAAAGACGTATGTAAACATTGCAACTATAAAACCTAAATTAGTCCTCAGAATCGTACCCTGATCCGAcatcagaaaaataaaaacataaaccacgtgaaatactttttcaataaaatcgt
This Anopheles marshallii chromosome 3, idAnoMarsDA_429_01, whole genome shotgun sequence DNA region includes the following protein-coding sequences:
- the LOC128715169 gene encoding SUN domain-containing protein 3, which codes for MPETHQKNLAVYILCVLLASFTVFQVYVTENYEQLHDRIAVIEKPEQIKDIELHKITDTYSERNVQCFKEMEVLQERISLLEQLNFDKLGPTDYAARMFGGEVLSADTTSRHRSSIFSRMRNMISSVYDNYHQMQCIIQDCGTCYALEGSSGTIVLKLVKSVHLNAITIEHIPKTSLPSNVDVYSALKEFSVWGTNKPSNMGKDIYFGTFTFDYATTFLETFEFNLEHGMPSISFVRIDIHSNHGEKFTCIYRIRIHGTPE
- the LOC128712451 gene encoding uncharacterized protein LOC128712451, whose translation is MDSNKNKECCYSNGGGGLTVVIGTDCIAKAVSAAKYQNQFNNNNLIEQENLMPPVHDRVSGMVQDDSSPSTLPQQNGVASNESPVKDKVLAENGSSRHFASVFNQSSSSVSAGSETPSERLLPNLQSSVNFFITGTNNVTNFNPTTNGTGADHLRAPGQGSNGYVPPTVDPASNGTEEPHDNVSSQVDAEVPKFNAREDSSPPDEGDFSDNNSLGNLSYVSENGLIEEIILLPNNAYSDDDNASTSDDCIYAYRGGEPDGAAGQLLDLQGDLPPDDETDFLEMDFDPEPSSEMENFNRQSDFMLGLDNDKFAGVARAADGQDNAGNGPRLSPIVARSPTVPQHNLIHQESGPFPMENEATSQKGNETGLHRVPESNDTRSQLSAPVQTLASLVEESKAVATVHDQRELNVGAMDSFVPSVNRLEAQKTGAIPKNVPILMERSTPTEREGLPNSKNLRLELSLQTDDSGLVDTSHRYQQCSPFYYKSAEFGVSKRSKGVLEASGDEETHCLDCAEQEFLMRTKQDPTRQRFCNVCNATKQEAKGRSLANGAVRSYARDSTGRVEPQGFFSQGSDRELPKEDDETAVDELLDLRAEQIVYDTLHKINTLKEMPPTGGQARVNRYQSKGNVPKVSEQHEAAKTNIGWYDQQVPRVGTKKMQEEEQSVTIYTFNCSLLTIMESLTCFGLTPNQEVLRQYFYDQYEVDTSKMTIPQYLLHMSKRDCNYKKLIDAIKSSCDDELLDIQYYPLHPFSDMPETVEICSSEIAKRWTANTNLRQIIHFKHKHFHTLNVLGKIVNILRQPSRGRHTNHMISIPQYYKSGIIKIRRIGVWSAD